The nucleotide sequence GCAGTCGCCGCCAGTGTACTATCGAAAGAATCCATCATCTTGCCGGAATTGCTAATCAGTGCTTTGTATTTTCGCATGATCTCGAATTTGCACGAGCGGTTGAGAGCCGCCCCGGTACGCAAGCGAAGACCTTCGTCCTCAATCCACTCATTGACCCGGCAACCCTCGAAGCACAGCCATTTCCGCCTCTTCCCAGTCAGGCCTATTTGAAGAATTATCATCTCCTGCACAATTATTCTGAGAACCCCGCCGATCATCTTCAGCACCTCAAAGAGGTAGCAGACACGCTTCGTATCATCTTGGAGGAGTACCTGCGCCTCAAATTTCCTAAAGCATGGGCAGATAACGATTGGCTGGGAGACATGATTCGGAAAATTCGCGAAGCACAAACCGGAACGTCACTATCACATTGCCAACCCCTGGTTGAGGAGCTTGCGCATATCAATACGTACAGCCAGCGTTTTCATCACGGCGGAACTGGCGAGGTCGCTGACGAACCAGAAGCCAGAGAGCTTAAAACTTATGTAGATAGAACTCTGAAAGTGATTCACGCGGGAGGGAATATATGAGTTCCCTGAAACCCGGTTGGAAGATGGTGAAGTTCGGCGAGGTGGTGAAGAACGCCAATCTTGTGGAGCGAGATCCCGAGACCAATGGCGTTGAAAGAATCGTCGGGCTTGAACACATCGACCCCAAGAATCTGCATATCCGGCGCTGGAATTCCGTTGTGGATGGCACCTCGTTTACCCGCAAATTCGTACCGGGACAGACGCTTTTCGGTAAGCGCCGGGCCTATCAACGCAAGGTCGCCTACGCTGAGTTTGAAGGCATTTGCTCCGGGGATATCCTGACGTTTGAGCCGAAGAACAGAAAGGTTCTGCTGCCGGAACTTCTGCCGTTTATCTGCCAGAGTGATGCCTTCTTTGATCATGCGCTTGACACCTCGGCCGGATCGCTGTCGCCGAGAACCAGTTGGACAGCATTGAAGGACTTTGAATTCCCGCTGCCGCCCATTGATGAACAGAAGCGTATTGCCGAGATCCTGTGGGCAGCGGATGAAAGCGCCGAAGCGGAACGTCTTGTAAATGCCAATCTTGAAAAATTGCTTCAGGTCAAGATCAATCATTTTGCTCATCAAGAGGCCGAACGCGGCAATGAGCATTTTTTGGCAGACTGCATAGAACCTAATAGACCGATTACCTATGGAATTCTTAAGCCAGGACTCAATTTCGAGGGAGGAATTCCAGTAGTCAAAGTCCGAGACTATCCAAATGGAGTCATTGTTCTTGATGACTTGCTACATACAACGCCAGAAATCGAAAAGGAATACAAACGATCACGGCTTGTTCCTGGAGACATTTTGATTTCGATCCGGGGCACTGTTGGTCGTGTTGCCGAAGTCCCCCCAGAGTTAGACGGAGCAAATATCACCCAAGACACTGCAAGGCTATCAATCAAGAGTGATTTACACCACCGCTATGTACGAACGATTCTCGAGTCTAACTATGTGCAACGGCAGATAACCGCCAAGATAACCGGGCTGGCGGTACAGGGGATAAACATTGGCGAATTACGGAAAATAAGAATTCCAATCCCGGACCTGAAGATTCAGGAACAGTTTGCGTCTGAATGTATTGCTATCCGCAGCGCGCAAGCTTGCTGTGCTCGAAGCATCGCATCATTAAAAACTCTTGTAGAAGGCTTTTTCGAGGCCAGTGTAAATGGAGAGGGAGCCCATGTTTAACGAAGAAAACACTGTCGAACAGATGGTTCTCGACACGCTCTGCGGCGGCGTAACTTCGAACATGGTTGCCGAAGAGCTTGCGAGCTACGGTGGCGAGATCAAAGGCTGGCGCTTCGTGTCCGCCGAGGAGCTGCCGCGTCAACATTCCGACGTGCTGGTGGAGTCGATGGTGCGCGACGCCCTGATCCGCCTGAACCCGGAAATCAAGGCCCAGCCCGACCGCGCCGACGAGGTGCTCTATCGCCTGCGGACCATTCCGCTGTCGGTGCAGAGCGAAGGCCTGGTGCGGGCCAACGAGCTGTTCGCCGACTGGCTACGGGGCGAGAAATCCATGCCCTTCGGCGAGCGCGGTGAACATACACAGGTAGCGCTGATCGACTTCGAGAACCTCAGCAACAACGATTACGTGGTCACCAACCAGTGGGTTTACCCGGTCAAGGAAGGCGGCCGCCGCTTCGACATCATTATGCTGGTCAACGGTATCCCGCTGGTGGTCGGCGAGGCCAAGACGCCGGTGCGCCCGGCGGTGACCTGGGTGGACGGGGCCAGCGACATCCACAACGGCTACGAACAGAGCGTGCCGCAGATGTTTGTGCCCAACGTCCTCTCCTTTGCCACCGAGGGCAAGTGCTACCGCTACGGCTCGGTTCGCATGCCCATCGATATCTGGGGGCCGTGGCACGAGGGCGAGAACAAGGCCGAGGGGACCCTTGCGGACGTGCAGCGCTCCATCCGTTCCATGCTCCGTCCTCATGTGGTGCTGGACATCCTGCAGAATTTCACCCTGTTCGCCACCGACAAGAAGCACCGGCGTATCAAGATCATCTGCCGCTATCAGCAGTACGAAGGCGCGAACCTGATGGTGGCCCGCGTGGTCAAGGGCTATCCCAAGAAGGGCCTGATCTGGCATTTCCAGGGTTCGGGCAAGTCGCTGCTGATGGTGTTCGCGGCTCAGAAGCTGCGGATGCACCGCAAGCTCGGCAACCCCACGGTGATGATCGTGGTGGACCGCATCGACCTGGACACCCAGATCACCGCCACCTTCAATGCCGCCGATATCCCGAACATGATCGGAGCCGCCACCCGGCAGGAACTGCAAAGCCTGCTGGCGGCCGATACCCGCAAGATCATCATCACCACCATTCACAAGTTCGGAGAGGCGGGCGGCCGCCTGAACGAGCGTTCGAACATCATCGTGATGGTGGACGAGGCGCACCGCACCCAGGAAGGCGACTTGGGCCGCAAGATGCGCGACGCGCTGCCTAACGCCTTTCTCTTTGGTCTGACCGGTACGCCGATCAACAAGCGGGACCGCAACACCTTCTGGGCCTTCGGCGCGGACGAGGATGAGCAGGGCTATATGAGCCGTTACTCGTTCCAGGACTCGATCCGGGACAAGGCCACGCTGCCGCTCCATTTCGAGGCGGTAGACGTGAAGCTGCATATCAACAAGGACGCTATCGACGAAGCTTATGCTCAGATGACTGATCAGCTGAGTGAAGAAGACAAAGACGATCTGGCGAAGCGGGCCGCGAAAATGGCGGTGCTAATCAAGTCGCCAGCTAGAGTCAGCGCTATATGCCAGCATATCGTCAGGCATTACCAGGATAAGGTAGAGCCAAACGGGTTCAAAGCCCAGGTCGTCACCTTCGACAGAGAATGCTGTGTTCTTTATAAGCAGGCGCTGGATGAGCTTGTCGGCTCGGAGGCAAGCGCCATTGTGATGCATACGACAGGTGGCAAAGGCGATGAGTATGCGCAATGGAAGATGTCTCGTGATGAAGAGGAAAAGCTTCTCGACCGTTTCCGCGACCCTAACGACCCGCTCAAGTTCCTGATCGTCACGTCCAAGCTGCTGACTGGTTTTGATGCGCCCATCCTGCAGGTGATGTACCTCGACAAGCCAATGAAGGATCACAATCTTTTGCAGGCCATCTGCCGTACCAACCGTGTTTATCCCGGCAAGACCCACGGCTTGATCGTGGATTACCTGGGCATTTTCGATGACGTGGCCACAGCCCTCGATTTCGATGAAAAGGCGGTGCAGAAGGTCATCACCAATCTGGATGACCTCAAGAAAGAGCTGCCCGGCGTGGTAGCGAGATGCCTGGCGTTCTTTCCCGGCGTGGATCGAACCGTAGGCGGCTACGAGGGGCTGATCGCGGCGCAGGACTGCCTGCCGGATAACGAGACACGGGATAAATTAGCGGCGGAATACTCGGTGCTCTCCCGACTGTGGGAGGCGCTATCTCCCGATCCGTGTCTCGGCCCTTATGAGAAAGACTACAAGTGGCTGACTCAGGTCTATGAATCGGTGAAGCCCCCGAGCGGCAACGGCAAGCTGCTCTGGCACGCCCTGGGTGCCAAGACCATCGAACTGGTCCATGAGAACGTGCATCTGGAGACGGTGCGCGACGATCTGGACACCCTGGTGATGGACGCCGAGGTACTCGAAGGGCTGCTCGATGCCAAGGACCCGGACAAGAAATCCAAGGAAATCGAGATCAAGCTCATCGCCCGCCTGCGAAAGCACAAGGACAATCCGAAGTTTGTCGCCCTGGGCGAGCGCCTCGAAAAGCTCAAGGAGCGGCACGAACAGGGCCTGCTCCATAGCCTCGACTTCCTCAAGGAACTGCTGACCTTGGCCAAGGAGGTCGTCCAGGCCGAGAAGCAGGTGGACCCTGTCGATGGACAGGCCAAGGCTAAAGCGGCCCTGACCGAACTGTTCGCCGAGGTGAAGAACGGCAAGACGCCGATGGTGGTCGAGCGGATCGTGACCGACATCGACGAGATCGTACGCCTGGTTCGGTTCCCCGGCTGGCAAGACACCAAGGCGGGAGAACGCGAGGTCCAGAAGGCCCTACGAAAAGTGATTTACGTGAAGTACCAGGTCAAGGACCAGGATCTGTTCGATAAGGCGTTCGGATATATTCGGCAGTACTACTGAAAAGGGATGGAAATGGGGCTCTATGGCTAAAACAGGTCAGGCAAAGCAGATCATTGAAAACCGCAGAGGCGACACCTTTGGCGGTTGGCCTGCCCGTACCCTGCTGGAGGCGGGCGACATTCCCATTGCCCAAATCGCCGAGCTTGCCCTGCGTGAAGGACAGAGTTCGAATCCTTTGTATCGGGTCCACCGCTGGTTTGCTCGCCGGGTGGGCTCTCAGTTCCGTTCGATTATCACCGCGCTGACCCTTCCCCCTGACAAGGCTGATGCCTTTTGGAATACCTATCTCGGCAAAACCTCCGTGCATGGCGCTGTCGTTCTCGATCCCTTCATCGGCGGCGGGACAAGTTTGGTGGAGTCTATGCGCTGCAACGCCCGGGTGATTGGTTTTGATATCGACCCGATCGCGACCTTTATTACCCGATTTGAATTGGCCGCCTCCCGGATGGAGGATCACTACCCGGAAATCGAGCAGATCTGCAATGAGATCGCCCAACTCATTATGCCGTTGCATCGGACTATGGTGGACGGCGTCGAACGGGATGTTCTTCATCATTTCTGGGTCCAGGTGAAGCAGTGCTCGAATTGCCAGAACGTTGTAGAGCTCCATCCCCATTTCCAACTGGCCTACTCCAAAGAGAAGGGCCTGCAGTGGGTATTCTGCAAGGACTGTCATGCGGTCCACGAATTGCCGATTGAACGCAAGGTGCTGCACTGCTCTTGCGGCAAGCGCACCACTATCAGCGCGGGCACGCACGGCAACGGGATCATGACTTGCCCGACCTGCAAGCACACACAAAAGATCGCAGCGGACGACCTTGACGGTGCCGAACGTCCCGCTTGGAGGCTCTTTGCCCAGGAGTATCTGGTCGGAACCGGCAAGAACTGCACCAGGCATTTCAAGCGCGTCGAAGAGGCGGACCAGGCGTTGTACGACCGAGCCACCCGTAAGCTGCGGATGATCGGGGATGGCTTGCTTGTGCCGACAAGAAGCATTCCCCGCGAGGGGCGCTCAGATGGTCGACCTCTAATCCACGGGATTCGGCATTACGCAGACTTTTTCAATGACCGGCAGAAGCTCCACCTGCACCTTCTCGGTTCGGCCATCGGCCGAGCGGAAAGCGATGAGGCGCGGCGCTGCCTTGAGCTGGCCTTCAGTGAACATCTCACCACGAACTGCATGTACACGGCCTATGCGTTTGGCTATCGCCGAACGAGCCCAATGTTCTCCATTCACTCATACCGGCACATCACTCGTCCGGTCGAGCTGAACCCTTGGCAGGATGGCGTTGGACGGGGGACGTTCATCAACACGGTCCGGAAAATATCAAAGGCGATTGCCTTTGCCAAAGCGCCCCAGGAGCTGCATCCGGAAGGCGCCAGAGTCGGTTATGAAGATGATTTCGAGCGCGAACAAGCCTGTCTTGGCTCAGTCGATGATGTATTGAGCGGCAGCGCCACGGCGGCGATTGAAACCCAATCTTCCGAGGAGCTCCACTTACTACCGGACGGCTCAGTGGATCTCGTGCTGACCGATCCACCGTATTTCGACAATCTGAGCTACTCGGAACTCTCGGACTTCTATTTGGCCTGGCATCAGGCTTTGGGAATCGCACCGCCCCCGTATGACGACAACGCCACTTCGGCTCCGATACTGCAGAACCTGGCCATCACGCGACGGTCCGACGAAGCTATCAAGGGATACCAGGAACGGCTTCAGCAGATTTTCATGGAATGCAATCGAGTGCTCAAGCCGGATGGGATCTGCGTGTTCACCTACCACCATAAACTCGCATCGGCGTGGGATGCTCTCGGCACGGCTCTGCTTCATTCGGGACTCTCGGTAACCAAAGTGCTGCCCATGCGTGGCGAAGGCCAAGGAGGCCTTCACACTTACGATGGCACCATCAAGTGGGACGCGGTGCTGGTCTGTCGCAAGAAGAAAGGCGTCATTAAGAGGGGTGTTCCGGTCATCAGCGAAACCGCCTTCAAAGACGCTGTCGTGGAGGCGGAATCTCACTTTGAGGCCTTGTCCGCCTATAAACGGATCGGCTTCAAAATACCTGATTTCACAAATTTGGCTCGGGCGTTGGTCGTCAGTAGAGGTTTCTTAGGTGAGGCGGATACCAGCACACGACCGATGTCGGATGCATTGAAGAACATACCAACCCCGGGAGAGTTGTGATGGCGAAACTCGATAAAGGAACGCTTGCCCTAACATTCAAATTCGATTGTGACCGGTTTCTCCGGTTTCGTCTGGCCAGTGATGCTGAAAGGGACTCACTTGGGGTCTCGGCCGAAACCTACAAGCGCCCTGGTATTGAACTTATCAAAGCAGCCGGGCGGCGTTGGGAAGCCGACAAATATCAGGATCTGATCGACACCTCGGATGATGGGAAAGTTGTGTTCCTTCTCGAGGATAAGGTCGATGATCTACTGGGACGGAAGCCCTTCAAGAAGATCCAGAACCTTTTTGACATCCTCCGGCAACAAGAACCACCTCAGGCAATTATCGAGGCGGAATTCACGGTTCCCACAAACATTACTCCCGGTCTTCAAAAGGCATACGACGATTTCGGTCTCGACCAGGTAAGAGTGCGCCCGGACATCCTTTGGATACGTCCAGGCGGTACTGGTGCGCCGCTGATCGGCAATGGGACTGTGCCTGAATACGAAGTCCATATCATTGATGTGAAAATGGCTGCGGAGCCATCCCTCCGGCACTTCACAGAGGTGACCTACTACGCTTTGGCGTTGGCCACAGCAATCCAGCAAGAGGGACTTGGCGGTAGATATGCCGTTTCGGCGGAAGGCACCATCTGGCCAGGAAGCCACGACATCAATGCGTTCAGGAACCTGGTCCAGCTTAATCAGGCCAAGGGAGCCGCAGATCCCGTTTCCGAGGCCCTCAGCGAAACGCTGATTCGGGTTCCGTATGAAGTCTATGAAGTCCACGTAAAGCAGTTTTTCGAGAATCGCCTTCTCCGGGTTCTACAGACCAATATGGAGGATGCCAGTTGGCATGTCGGTCCCAAGTGCCAGCTTTGCGACTACGTTCGCTACTGCCGAGACAAGGCATCCGAATACGATCATCTTTCCCGGCTGGCCTGGCTCAATCAGGGGCAGGCGGAATTGCTCCGTTCAAATGGCATTACCTCTACAGCGGAGCTGACCGAAGCCGTGACTACCGCCGATGATCGCTGGCAATCCGTTATCGACTCCAGCCACCAGTTGCGGGCGGATGGGCCAGCGTTGGCCACTCGTGCCCGTTCCCTGACCGAGGGGGCACCCTTACCGGTCGATGGGCGGCGCAGCGCGATGATCCCTGCCTGGACTGACCAAAGCATCTTTATCACGATTCATTTCGACCCGGGCTCTGGTATCTCCTTTGCCCTGGGCGCGGCGCGGCTCTATTTTCCGCACGGCCGCAAACCCGGCGATCCTCCGGTGACGGACGAAAAAATTTTCATCGTCGACCGTGTCGATGCGATGAA is from Isoalcanivorax pacificus W11-5 and encodes:
- a CDS encoding restriction endonuclease subunit S; protein product: MSSLKPGWKMVKFGEVVKNANLVERDPETNGVERIVGLEHIDPKNLHIRRWNSVVDGTSFTRKFVPGQTLFGKRRAYQRKVAYAEFEGICSGDILTFEPKNRKVLLPELLPFICQSDAFFDHALDTSAGSLSPRTSWTALKDFEFPLPPIDEQKRIAEILWAADESAEAERLVNANLEKLLQVKINHFAHQEAERGNEHFLADCIEPNRPITYGILKPGLNFEGGIPVVKVRDYPNGVIVLDDLLHTTPEIEKEYKRSRLVPGDILISIRGTVGRVAEVPPELDGANITQDTARLSIKSDLHHRYVRTILESNYVQRQITAKITGLAVQGINIGELRKIRIPIPDLKIQEQFASECIAIRSAQACCARSIASLKTLVEGFFEASVNGEGAHV
- a CDS encoding type I restriction endonuclease subunit R; the encoded protein is MFNEENTVEQMVLDTLCGGVTSNMVAEELASYGGEIKGWRFVSAEELPRQHSDVLVESMVRDALIRLNPEIKAQPDRADEVLYRLRTIPLSVQSEGLVRANELFADWLRGEKSMPFGERGEHTQVALIDFENLSNNDYVVTNQWVYPVKEGGRRFDIIMLVNGIPLVVGEAKTPVRPAVTWVDGASDIHNGYEQSVPQMFVPNVLSFATEGKCYRYGSVRMPIDIWGPWHEGENKAEGTLADVQRSIRSMLRPHVVLDILQNFTLFATDKKHRRIKIICRYQQYEGANLMVARVVKGYPKKGLIWHFQGSGKSLLMVFAAQKLRMHRKLGNPTVMIVVDRIDLDTQITATFNAADIPNMIGAATRQELQSLLAADTRKIIITTIHKFGEAGGRLNERSNIIVMVDEAHRTQEGDLGRKMRDALPNAFLFGLTGTPINKRDRNTFWAFGADEDEQGYMSRYSFQDSIRDKATLPLHFEAVDVKLHINKDAIDEAYAQMTDQLSEEDKDDLAKRAAKMAVLIKSPARVSAICQHIVRHYQDKVEPNGFKAQVVTFDRECCVLYKQALDELVGSEASAIVMHTTGGKGDEYAQWKMSRDEEEKLLDRFRDPNDPLKFLIVTSKLLTGFDAPILQVMYLDKPMKDHNLLQAICRTNRVYPGKTHGLIVDYLGIFDDVATALDFDEKAVQKVITNLDDLKKELPGVVARCLAFFPGVDRTVGGYEGLIAAQDCLPDNETRDKLAAEYSVLSRLWEALSPDPCLGPYEKDYKWLTQVYESVKPPSGNGKLLWHALGAKTIELVHENVHLETVRDDLDTLVMDAEVLEGLLDAKDPDKKSKEIEIKLIARLRKHKDNPKFVALGERLEKLKERHEQGLLHSLDFLKELLTLAKEVVQAEKQVDPVDGQAKAKAALTELFAEVKNGKTPMVVERIVTDIDEIVRLVRFPGWQDTKAGEREVQKALRKVIYVKYQVKDQDLFDKAFGYIRQYY
- a CDS encoding DNA methyltransferase, translating into MAKTGQAKQIIENRRGDTFGGWPARTLLEAGDIPIAQIAELALREGQSSNPLYRVHRWFARRVGSQFRSIITALTLPPDKADAFWNTYLGKTSVHGAVVLDPFIGGGTSLVESMRCNARVIGFDIDPIATFITRFELAASRMEDHYPEIEQICNEIAQLIMPLHRTMVDGVERDVLHHFWVQVKQCSNCQNVVELHPHFQLAYSKEKGLQWVFCKDCHAVHELPIERKVLHCSCGKRTTISAGTHGNGIMTCPTCKHTQKIAADDLDGAERPAWRLFAQEYLVGTGKNCTRHFKRVEEADQALYDRATRKLRMIGDGLLVPTRSIPREGRSDGRPLIHGIRHYADFFNDRQKLHLHLLGSAIGRAESDEARRCLELAFSEHLTTNCMYTAYAFGYRRTSPMFSIHSYRHITRPVELNPWQDGVGRGTFINTVRKISKAIAFAKAPQELHPEGARVGYEDDFEREQACLGSVDDVLSGSATAAIETQSSEELHLLPDGSVDLVLTDPPYFDNLSYSELSDFYLAWHQALGIAPPPYDDNATSAPILQNLAITRRSDEAIKGYQERLQQIFMECNRVLKPDGICVFTYHHKLASAWDALGTALLHSGLSVTKVLPMRGEGQGGLHTYDGTIKWDAVLVCRKKKGVIKRGVPVISETAFKDAVVEAESHFEALSAYKRIGFKIPDFTNLARALVVSRGFLGEADTSTRPMSDALKNIPTPGEL